The window GAACAGAGCCAGCCTTCTGCTTGAAATGTATCAGGCCATGTACGACAAGCTTGGACCCAGCAATTGGTGGCCGGGAGAAACCCCTTTTGAGGTGGCGGTAGGCGCCATCCTTACTCAGAATACAAACTGGAAAAATGTAGAAAAGGCCATTCTCAACCTCAAATCCCGTCAGATGCTGGAACCGGATAAAATGTTTTTCATGACTGATGAAACCATGGCCTCACTTATCAGGCCTGCAGGATATTTCAGAATAAAAACCCGGCGTCTTAAAAATTTTCTCCTTTTTCTTCACAATGAATGCGGTCTGAATATTTCCGTATTGGAAAAATACAACGTTGATGCTGTTCGGGAAAAACTATTACTGGTCAAAGGAATTGGACCTGAAACTGCGGACAGCATTATTCTTTATGCCCTGAACAAACCAAGCTTTGTAGTGGACACTTACACGCAGCGCCTTCTAAACCGGCACGGCATCATCCACGAAGATGCCGG is drawn from Desulfonatronovibrio magnus and contains these coding sequences:
- a CDS encoding endonuclease III domain-containing protein, with protein sequence MNRASLLLEMYQAMYDKLGPSNWWPGETPFEVAVGAILTQNTNWKNVEKAILNLKSRQMLEPDKMFFMTDETMASLIRPAGYFRIKTRRLKNFLLFLHNECGLNISVLEKYNVDAVREKLLLVKGIGPETADSIILYALNKPSFVVDTYTQRLLNRHGIIHEDAGYDEIREMFMSNLPEDTYLYNEYHALLVRVAKKWCRKKQPQCADCPLERFLSDNAALHTP